From Candidatus Binatia bacterium:
ACCCGGAGCGCAACCGGCGACCCGCTTGCGAAGCCCGCCCCTGGCCTGGCCGCGCCGGGCGGGGCGCCACACCCCACTGGACAACCCCGCCCCCCTCCGCTAGACTTCCCCGCTCGTATCCTTACCGGAGGAACCATGGCCAAGATTTGCGACATCTGCGGCAAGGGCGTGCAGTTCGGGCAGAACGTGAGCCACGCGAACAACGTGACCAAGCGCCGCTGGGAAGTGAACTTGCAGACGGTGCGCGCCACGGTGGAAGGCCGCCCGAAGCGGCTGCGCGTCTGCACGCGCTGCATCCGGACCGGACGGGTCCAGAAGACCATGCCCCAGGCGCAGGCGCTCCGCGCCCGCTCGGCCTAGCCGGGCGGACCACGGCCGAGCC
This genomic window contains:
- the rpmB gene encoding 50S ribosomal protein L28, which codes for MAKICDICGKGVQFGQNVSHANNVTKRRWEVNLQTVRATVEGRPKRLRVCTRCIRTGRVQKTMPQAQALRARSA